The genomic window GATCACGGGTGAGGAAGTAGTCAGCCGCTGCAGGGTTCTCTTCGCGCAGCTCGGAAAGCTTGCGGACCGGAATCGCGAGGTACTCAGCCAGAGCCAGTGGCTCGAGCCGGTCAAACGGGCTCAAGCCCAGCTCCTCGCGGGTCTCGTAGGCGAGGTCGGTGACGTGCTTCTTGACGAACCCGGCAGGCGGTGGCATCTGAGCCCTCCAATGATGTGCGCGGCTATTTCTTCCGGAACTGGTTGTAAGAGGTGGCGATGATGCTCTCTAGCGCGTTCGCTGCATCCGCGGAGAGGTTCTTGTCCGCGCGAAGGTAGGTGGAGATCATCGCCATCGTTTCCGGCTCTCCATCGGCCTCGCCTCTCTTCACAAAGGTGTCAGCGTTCAGACCGCTCCACGCAGCGAGTGCTGCTAGCCCGTCGACGTCCGGACGTTTGCCCTGGGCCATCCGGGTGAGGGTGGAGGCGCTGACGCCGGCTTGCTCGGCGACTTGCTTCCACGTCAGGCGTCGTGCTTCTCGTGTTTGGTTGAGGGCTGCGTAGAAGGCGGCGGCGTCGAAGGTGCCCTTGGCCATGAGTGTCCCTTTCAATTCGACTTTCGCAATCATGGTGTAGAATAGCATTTGACTCTTGCAATCGTGAGGGTTCCAGACTAGAGCAAGGAGCAGCAATGTCCACCACCGCCGCAGACAAGACCAAGAACCAGGTCATCACTATCACCGTCAACCGCAAGCCGGTCGACCTGCCGGAGAAGCACGTCACCGGGCTCGCCATCAAGGAAGCCGCCATCGCGCAGGGCGTGGCGATCCAGCTGGACTTCCAGCTGTCGGAGAAGAAGGGCCAGAAGTTCCGCCCCATCGCCGACACCGACACCGTCACCGTCAAGACCGGCGACGAGTTCCGTGCGGTGACCGGCGAGGACAACTCCTGACCATGGCACTCTCCCTGGAAGTTGCGGAAGCC from Microbacterium sulfonylureivorans includes these protein-coding regions:
- a CDS encoding helix-turn-helix domain-containing protein, whose product is MAKGTFDAAAFYAALNQTREARRLTWKQVAEQAGVSASTLTRMAQGKRPDVDGLAALAAWSGLNADTFVKRGEADGEPETMAMISTYLRADKNLSADAANALESIIATSYNQFRKK
- a CDS encoding multiubiquitin domain-containing protein: MSTTAADKTKNQVITITVNRKPVDLPEKHVTGLAIKEAAIAQGVAIQLDFQLSEKKGQKFRPIADTDTVTVKTGDEFRAVTGEDNS